Proteins from a genomic interval of Zingiber officinale cultivar Zhangliang chromosome 1B, Zo_v1.1, whole genome shotgun sequence:
- the LOC121970119 gene encoding cytochrome P450 714B3-like, whose translation MFDMELRLQMLLCLCLPGVCTLILYWYYIVWLKPQSILRKLRQQGIVGPPPSFLFGNSKEIKRLQMAVNSRGGHEIKHGYTPTVFPYFDKWRKDYGPVFSYSVCNVVALHLCQTDLIREISLSSSLSLGKASHQKKTHELLFGQGILKSSGEVWARQRKILAPEFFSDKVKGMVDLMVDSASSLLASWEETLRGQGGSVEIEVEEELRCYSADVISRTCFGSDYVQGKDIFLKLRELQENVSASNIFSEMFGLRFLPTKQAREARRLNEEIKSLITKTVVRQREVDGGEQKQQNLLQAIIRSAGSDEASSFVVDNCKNIYFAGHETTAVTASWCLMLLALHPEWQGRARAEAVELCRRGPLEATSLHKIKILTMVIQETLRLYPPGAFVARETLQDMDFGGIHIPKGVNIFIPVSTLHHDPTIWGSDVLEFKPERFSGGILKACRLPHTYLPFGLGPRTCLGQHFAMVELKVILSLLLVKFSFTLSPNYRHSPILRLIVVPEFGMQLLLKKA comes from the exons ATGTTTGATATGGAACTACGCTTGCAGATGTTGCTTTGCTTGTGCTTGCCAGGAGTGTGCACATTGATTTTGTATTGGTATTATATCGTTTGGTTGAAGCCACAAAGTATCCTTAGAAAGCTGCGGCAGCAAGGAATAGTAGGCCCTCCACCTTCATTTCTCTTTGGAAATTCTAAGGAAATAAAGAGGCTTCAAATGGCAGTAAATTCTCGAGGAGGACACGAAATAAAGCATGGATATACTCCCACGGTGTTTCCATACTTCGACAAATGGAGGAAAGACTATG GTCCAGTATTTAGCTACTCGGTCTGCAATGTGGTCGCCTTGCATCTCTGCCAGACAGATTTAATTAGGGAAATAAGCCTTTCTTCATCTTTAAGCTTGGGAAAGGCTTCTCACCAGAAGAAGACACATGAACTTCTCTTCGGTCAAGGCATTCTAAAGTCCAGTGGAGAAGTTTGGGCTCGCCAAAGAAAAATTTTGGCACCAGAATTCTTCTCTGACAAAGTCAAG GGGATGGTGGATTTGATGGTAGATTCTGCAAGTTCACTGTTGGCGTCATGGGAGGAAACGTTGCGTGGGCAAGGAGGAAGTGTAGAAATAGAAGTAGAAGAGGAGTTGAGGTGCTATTCGGCAGACGTTATTTCAAGAACATGTTTTGGCAGCGATTATGTCCAAGGGAAGGATATCTTCTTGAAGTTGAGAGAACTCCAAGAGAATGTTTCAGCATCAAATATTTTTTCTGAAATGTTTGGTTTAAG ATTTCTACCCACAAAACAAGCCCGGGAAGCGCGGAGACTAAACGAAGAAATTAAGTCCCTGATCACGAAAACAGTGGTGAGGCAGCGGGAAGTCGATGGAGGCGAGCAGAAGCAGCAAAACTTGCTGCAAGCCATCATAAGAAGCGCCGGCAGCGACGAAGCTAGTAGCTTCGTGGTGGACAACTGCAAGAACATTTACTTTGCCGGCCACGAGACGACGGCCGTCACCGCCTCATGGTGCCTCATGTTGCTGGCTCTGCACCCGGAGTGGCAGGGACGGGCGCGAGCTGAGGCGGTGGAGCTCTGCCGCCGTGGGCCGCTGGAGGCCACTTCCCTTCACAAGATAAAGATC TTAACCATGGTGATCCAAGAGACGCTGAGATTGTACCCACCTGGAGCCTTTGTGGCAAGAGAGACGCTGCAAGACATGGACTTTGGAGGCATTCACATCCCCAAAGGAGTGAATATCTTTATTCCAGTCTCCACTTTGCATCATGATCCCACCATTTGGGGGTCCGATGTGCTTGAATTCAAGCCGGAGAGGTTTTCTGGAGGTATCCTTAAAGCTTGTCGACTGCCACATACATACTTGCCCTTTGGATTGGGCCCTCGAACTTGCCTCGGCCAACACTTTGCCATGGTTGAGCTGAAGGTTATACTCTCACTGTTACTTGTTAAGTTTAGCTTCACATTATCGCCAAACTACCGCCACTCTCCCATCTTAAGGTTGATTGTAGTGCCTGAATTTGGAATGCAGCTTCTATTGAAGAAGGCTTGA